One Denticeps clupeoides chromosome 12, fDenClu1.1, whole genome shotgun sequence genomic window carries:
- the LOC114800352 gene encoding ADP-ribosylation factor 3, whose translation MGNIFGNLLKSLIGKKEMRILMVGLDAAGKTTILYKLKLGEIVTTIPTIGFNVETVEYKNISFTVWDVGGQDKIRPLWRHYFQNTQGLIFVVDSNDRERVNEAREELMRMLAEDELRDAVLLVFANKQDLPNAMNAAEITDKLGLHSLRHRNWYIQATCATSGDGLYEGLDWLANQLKNKK comes from the exons ATGGGGAACATTTTTGGGAACCTGCTGAAGAGTTTGATCGGGAAGAAGGAGATGCGGATCCTGATGGTGGGACTTGATGCTGCTGGGAAAACCACCATTCTGTACAAGCTGAAACTGGGCGAGATTGTCACCACCATTCCAACTATCG GGTTCAACGTGGAAACTGTGGAGTACAAGAACATCAGCTTCACGGTGTGGGACGTCGGTGGCCAGGACAAAATCCGGCCCCTCTGGAGGCACTACTTCCAGAATACACAAG GTCTGATCTTCGTGGTGGACAGTAATGATCGGGAGCGCGTGAACGAGGCTCGGGAGGAGCTGATGAGGATGCTGGCAGAAGACGAGCTCCGGGATGCTGTGCTGCTTGTGTTCGCTAACAAGCAG GATCTCCCCAACGCCATGAATGCAGCGGAGATCACAGACAAGCTGGGGCTGCACTCGCTGCGCCACCGTAACTGGTACATCCAGGCCACCTGCGCCACCAGCGGAGACGGCCTGTACGAAGGCCTCGACTGGCTGGCCAATCAGCTAAAGAACAAAAAGTGA